In Microbacterium maritypicum, the following are encoded in one genomic region:
- a CDS encoding alanine racemase, with the protein MSRPELRVSSSVFRTNIEAVRTRIAPSALMLVLKDDAYGHGLAWAVETAVQAGVERFGSYDIAGGLSVRRIAGGDARIFAWATSTDAEVDDALLQQIDLGVGTIAYLRRIITRAEALGVCARVHLKIDTGLHRNGILPEDWAATVAEARAAERAGLLELDGVWSHIAEASDEEDDDAQEVFLDAVRVVGESGPVPASLHLTASAASWWRPEMRGTVSRIGAFCYGIRSADGPELPGVRPVASLVATVVDVDAGDAVISIGSFDGFPSTLRGVDVGTPDGARNLMAVDQTTSVVAGWPGLRVGDEVTLFGAGERGESSATTLAERIDTVGEEILTRLTARVRRVVQD; encoded by the coding sequence ATGAGCCGCCCGGAGCTGCGCGTCAGCAGCAGCGTCTTCCGCACGAACATCGAGGCCGTGCGCACGCGGATCGCGCCGTCGGCCCTCATGCTCGTGCTCAAGGACGACGCATACGGACACGGACTCGCGTGGGCCGTCGAGACGGCGGTCCAGGCAGGCGTCGAGCGGTTCGGCAGCTACGACATCGCCGGTGGGCTGAGCGTTCGACGCATCGCCGGCGGGGATGCGCGGATCTTCGCATGGGCGACATCGACGGATGCTGAGGTCGACGACGCCCTCCTGCAGCAGATCGATCTCGGAGTGGGAACGATCGCCTACCTGCGGCGGATCATCACCCGCGCCGAAGCCCTCGGCGTGTGTGCGCGCGTGCACCTGAAGATCGACACGGGGCTGCACCGCAACGGGATCCTGCCGGAGGACTGGGCCGCGACGGTGGCGGAGGCCCGGGCGGCGGAGCGCGCAGGACTCCTCGAGCTCGATGGCGTGTGGAGTCACATCGCCGAGGCGAGCGACGAGGAGGACGACGATGCGCAAGAGGTGTTCCTGGACGCGGTGCGCGTCGTTGGGGAGTCGGGGCCGGTCCCCGCTTCGCTGCACCTGACGGCCTCAGCGGCATCCTGGTGGCGTCCCGAGATGCGCGGCACGGTGTCGCGAATCGGAGCGTTCTGCTACGGCATCCGTTCCGCCGACGGCCCTGAGCTGCCGGGCGTCCGTCCGGTGGCGAGTCTGGTGGCGACCGTGGTCGATGTCGACGCAGGCGACGCCGTGATCTCGATCGGCAGTTTCGACGGTTTCCCCTCGACCCTCAGGGGTGTCGACGTGGGGACGCCGGACGGTGCCCGGAATCTGATGGCCGTCGATCAGACGACGTCGGTCGTCGCCGGGTGGCCGGGCCTCAGGGTGGGGGACGAGGTCACCCTGTTCGGCGCGGGTGAGCGCGGAGAATCGTCGGCAACCACTCTCGCTGAGCGTATCGACACGGTGGGCGAGGAGATCCTCACCCGGCTGACCGCTCGGGTCCGCCGGGTCGTACAGGACTGA
- a CDS encoding type IIA DNA topoisomerase subunit B, whose translation MNAEYSAHHLQVLEGLEAVRKRPGMYIGSNGSPGLMHCLWEIIDNSVDEAVAGNGTKIDIILHADGSVEVHDRGRGIPVDVEPRTGLTGVEVVYTKLHAGGKFGGGSYAASGGLHGVGASVVNALSERLDVEVDRGGKTYAMSFHRGEPGIFKDSGEKRPDAPFTPFQENSELRVIGKAPRGVTGTRVRYWADRQIFTKDAAFQLAELETRARQTAFLVPGLEIVVKDERAAGQVVPIPDSDGETTTLGPVETSYLYEGGISEFVEYLAIDPPVTDTWRIQGEGTFKETVPVLQADGHMISTEVERVCGVDIALRWGTGYDTRVRSFVNIISTPKGGTHQQGFEQELLKVLRAQVEQNARRLKVGNDKLEKDDVLAGLTAVLTVNVPEPQFEGQTKEILGTPAVRAIVAQVIRKDLGERFSSTKRDDKNQAAQLLDKIVSEMKARVSARAHKETQRRKNALESSTLPTKLVDCRTNEVDRSELFIVEGDSALGTAKNARNSEFQALLPIRGKILNVQKASVGDMLSNAECASIIQVIGAGSGRTFDLSAARYGKIILMSDADVDGAHIRTLLLTLFFRYMRPLIEDGRVFAAVPPLHRVIVMNPGSKPNETIYTYSEQEMHALLTKLRKAGKRWHEPIQRYKGLGEMDAEQLANTTMDRSGRLLRRVRMEDAEAAGRVFELLMGNEVAPRREFIIDSSDRLSRESIDA comes from the coding sequence GTGAATGCCGAGTATTCTGCCCACCATCTCCAGGTGCTTGAAGGGCTCGAAGCTGTCCGCAAGCGCCCGGGCATGTACATCGGGTCGAACGGCTCGCCGGGCCTCATGCACTGCCTCTGGGAGATCATCGACAACTCCGTCGACGAGGCGGTGGCAGGCAACGGCACGAAGATCGACATCATCCTGCACGCCGACGGCAGCGTCGAGGTCCATGATCGCGGCCGCGGCATCCCCGTCGACGTCGAGCCGCGTACCGGCCTCACCGGCGTCGAGGTCGTCTACACCAAGCTGCACGCGGGCGGAAAGTTCGGCGGTGGCTCCTACGCCGCATCGGGTGGTCTGCACGGCGTCGGCGCATCGGTCGTGAACGCGCTCTCGGAGCGCCTCGACGTCGAGGTGGATCGTGGCGGGAAGACCTATGCGATGTCGTTCCATCGCGGCGAGCCCGGCATCTTCAAGGATTCGGGAGAGAAGCGCCCGGACGCCCCGTTCACACCGTTCCAGGAGAACAGCGAGCTCCGCGTCATCGGCAAGGCGCCTCGCGGCGTCACCGGGACCCGCGTGCGCTACTGGGCCGACCGTCAGATCTTCACGAAGGATGCGGCCTTCCAACTCGCGGAGCTCGAGACGCGGGCGCGCCAGACGGCCTTCCTCGTTCCGGGGCTCGAGATCGTCGTCAAGGACGAGCGCGCTGCCGGTCAGGTCGTCCCGATCCCTGATTCCGACGGTGAGACCACCACGCTCGGCCCCGTGGAGACCTCCTACCTGTACGAGGGCGGTATCTCGGAGTTCGTCGAGTACCTGGCGATCGATCCTCCGGTCACGGACACCTGGCGCATCCAGGGGGAAGGGACGTTCAAGGAGACCGTTCCCGTGCTGCAGGCCGACGGGCACATGATCTCCACCGAGGTGGAGCGTGTGTGCGGAGTCGACATCGCGCTGCGCTGGGGCACCGGCTACGACACCCGCGTCCGTTCGTTCGTCAACATCATCTCCACGCCCAAGGGCGGAACCCACCAGCAGGGTTTCGAGCAGGAGCTCCTGAAGGTGCTGCGTGCCCAGGTCGAGCAGAATGCGCGCCGCCTCAAGGTCGGTAACGACAAGCTCGAGAAGGACGACGTCCTGGCCGGTCTCACGGCGGTCCTGACGGTCAACGTCCCGGAGCCGCAGTTCGAGGGCCAGACCAAGGAGATCCTGGGCACGCCGGCGGTGCGCGCGATCGTCGCCCAGGTGATCCGCAAGGACCTGGGGGAGCGCTTCAGTTCGACCAAGCGCGACGACAAGAACCAGGCGGCGCAGCTGCTCGACAAGATCGTCTCCGAGATGAAGGCGCGCGTATCGGCGCGAGCTCACAAGGAGACGCAGCGCCGCAAGAACGCCCTCGAGTCGTCGACCCTTCCCACGAAGCTCGTCGACTGCCGAACGAACGAGGTGGACCGCAGCGAGCTCTTCATCGTCGAGGGCGACTCGGCCCTCGGTACCGCGAAGAACGCGCGCAACAGTGAGTTCCAGGCCCTGCTGCCCATCCGAGGGAAGATCCTCAACGTGCAGAAGGCCTCCGTCGGCGACATGCTGTCGAACGCCGAGTGCGCGTCGATCATCCAGGTGATCGGTGCCGGCTCCGGCCGCACGTTCGACCTCAGCGCCGCTCGCTACGGGAAGATCATCCTGATGAGCGACGCCGACGTCGACGGCGCGCACATCCGCACGCTGCTGCTGACGCTGTTCTTCCGTTACATGCGGCCGCTGATCGAGGACGGACGCGTGTTCGCCGCCGTTCCACCGTTGCACCGGGTCATCGTCATGAACCCGGGGTCGAAGCCCAACGAGACGATCTACACGTACAGCGAGCAGGAGATGCACGCGCTCCTGACGAAGCTCCGCAAGGCCGGCAAGCGCTGGCACGAGCCGATCCAGCGCTACAAGGGTCTCGGTGAGATGGACGCCGAGCAGCTGGCCAACACGACCATGGACCGCTCCGGCCGCCTGCTGCGTCGGGTGCGCATGGAGGATGCCGAGGCCGCGGGCCGTGTCTTCGAGCTCCTGATGGGCAACGAGGTCGCGCCGCGCCGCGAGTTCATCATCGACTCGTCCGACCGGCTGTCGCGCGAATCGATCGACGCCTGA
- a CDS encoding DNA topoisomerase (ATP-hydrolyzing) subunit A produces MPKTPPPEPVEERIQDIDLSAEMQGSFLEYAYSVIYSRALPDARDGLKPVQRRILYQMAEMGLRPDRGHVKSARVVGEVMGKLHPHGDSAIYDALVRLAQEWALRVPLIDGHGNFGSLDDGPAAARYTEARLAAAALALTENLDEDVVDFIPNYDGQFQQPAVLPAAFPNLLVNGASGIAVGMATNMAPHNLIEVVAAATHLLENPDATTEELMEFVPGPDFPSGGILMGLDGVKDAYANGRGALKVRGKTSIEPLGPRRTGIIVSELPYMVGPERLIEKIRDAVQAKKLQGISDVTDLTDRNHGLRVAIGVKTGFDPNAVLEQLYRLTPLEDSFSINNVALVDGQPRTLGLKEMLSVYVGHRLEVITRRSRYRLARREERLHLVEGLLIAILDIDEVIQVIRSSDDSEQARTRLRSVFDLSELQAEYILELRLRRLTKFSRIELETERDALLAEIASLRELLGSPVLLRGVVAKELDAAADAYGTPRRTLLMNAAPPKPRATKGAVDLQIADAPTVLALSTTGRAVRVDLGEGQELTVPARRSKHDAILTTVETTVRAEIGALTSLGRVVRFSPVDLPSVPATSVQLAAGTPLRDYLGITTRNERILGFVRFDSETPIALGTAQGTVKRIVPSSLPVRPDLEVIGMKPGDTVVGAAEARDDSDLVFVTSDAQLLHFPAANVRPQGAPAGGMAGVKLGSGATVLFFGVVDPTAEAVVATVSGGESILPGTDPGRAKVSAFTEYPAKGRATGGVRAHSFLKGEDRLTVAWVGPNPPLAVDPTGAVRKLPEAGARRDASGQPIDGVIGSIGRTLV; encoded by the coding sequence ATGCCGAAAACCCCGCCGCCCGAGCCCGTCGAGGAGCGCATCCAGGACATCGATCTCTCCGCCGAGATGCAGGGTTCGTTCCTCGAGTACGCGTACTCGGTGATCTACTCCCGCGCTCTGCCCGATGCCCGTGACGGTCTGAAGCCGGTGCAACGCCGCATCCTGTACCAGATGGCCGAGATGGGGCTGCGCCCCGACCGCGGCCACGTCAAGAGCGCCCGTGTCGTGGGCGAGGTGATGGGAAAGCTCCACCCTCACGGCGACTCCGCGATCTACGACGCGCTGGTTCGTCTCGCGCAGGAGTGGGCGCTGCGTGTGCCCCTGATCGACGGCCACGGCAACTTCGGATCCCTCGATGACGGTCCGGCGGCTGCGCGGTACACCGAGGCCAGGCTTGCCGCGGCGGCGCTCGCCCTCACCGAGAACCTCGACGAAGATGTCGTCGACTTCATCCCGAACTACGACGGTCAGTTCCAGCAGCCGGCTGTGCTGCCGGCCGCGTTCCCGAACCTCCTCGTCAACGGCGCCAGCGGTATCGCCGTGGGCATGGCTACGAACATGGCGCCGCACAACCTCATCGAGGTCGTGGCGGCCGCGACCCACCTGCTCGAGAACCCGGATGCCACCACCGAGGAGCTGATGGAGTTCGTCCCCGGTCCCGATTTCCCCTCGGGCGGCATCCTGATGGGTCTCGACGGCGTCAAGGACGCGTACGCGAACGGACGCGGAGCGCTCAAGGTCCGCGGTAAGACGTCGATCGAGCCCCTGGGTCCGCGGCGCACCGGGATCATCGTCTCCGAGCTGCCCTACATGGTGGGCCCGGAACGCCTGATCGAGAAGATCCGCGACGCCGTGCAGGCGAAGAAGCTGCAGGGGATCAGCGACGTCACCGATCTGACCGACCGCAACCACGGGCTTCGCGTCGCGATCGGCGTCAAGACCGGGTTCGACCCGAACGCGGTCCTCGAGCAGCTGTACCGCCTGACCCCGCTCGAGGACTCGTTCAGCATCAACAACGTCGCACTCGTCGACGGCCAGCCGCGCACCCTCGGCCTGAAGGAGATGCTGAGCGTCTACGTGGGCCATCGCCTCGAAGTGATCACGCGGCGGAGTCGCTACCGCCTCGCGCGCCGCGAGGAACGTCTTCACCTCGTCGAGGGCTTGCTCATCGCGATCCTCGACATCGACGAGGTCATCCAGGTCATCCGCTCCTCCGACGACTCGGAGCAGGCGCGCACACGTCTGCGCTCGGTGTTCGATCTGAGCGAGCTGCAGGCCGAGTACATCCTCGAGCTTCGACTGCGGCGCCTGACCAAGTTCTCACGCATCGAGCTCGAGACCGAGCGCGATGCGCTGCTGGCGGAGATCGCCTCGCTCCGTGAGCTGCTCGGCAGCCCGGTGCTCCTGCGCGGCGTGGTCGCCAAGGAGCTCGATGCTGCGGCCGATGCCTACGGCACACCGCGCCGTACGCTTCTGATGAACGCCGCTCCCCCGAAGCCACGAGCGACCAAGGGAGCGGTCGATCTGCAGATCGCCGACGCCCCCACGGTCCTGGCCCTCTCCACCACGGGCCGCGCCGTGCGGGTCGACCTCGGTGAGGGGCAGGAGCTCACGGTTCCGGCACGCCGCAGCAAGCACGACGCGATCCTGACGACGGTCGAGACGACGGTCCGCGCGGAGATCGGGGCTCTCACCAGCCTCGGCCGTGTCGTGCGCTTCTCCCCCGTCGACCTGCCCTCCGTCCCCGCGACCTCCGTCCAGCTCGCTGCGGGGACGCCGCTGCGTGACTACCTCGGGATCACGACCAGGAACGAGCGGATCCTCGGGTTCGTGCGTTTCGACAGCGAGACGCCGATCGCCCTCGGGACGGCGCAGGGAACGGTGAAGCGCATCGTCCCGTCGTCGCTGCCGGTGCGCCCCGACCTCGAAGTCATCGGCATGAAGCCCGGCGACACGGTCGTGGGAGCAGCAGAGGCCCGCGACGACTCCGATCTCGTGTTCGTCACGAGCGATGCCCAGCTGCTCCACTTCCCCGCCGCGAACGTGCGCCCTCAGGGAGCACCTGCGGGCGGCATGGCCGGTGTCAAGCTCGGCTCCGGTGCGACCGTGCTGTTCTTCGGCGTCGTCGATCCCACGGCGGAGGCCGTCGTGGCGACGGTCTCCGGTGGCGAGAGCATCCTGCCCGGCACGGACCCGGGACGTGCGAAGGTCTCGGCCTTCACGGAATACCCGGCGAAGGGCCGCGCGACGGGCGGCGTGCGCGCGCACTCGTTCCTGAAGGGCGAAGATCGGCTCACCGTCGCCTGGGTGGGACCGAACCCGCCTTTGGCTGTCGACCCGACCGGCGCCGTGCGCAAGCTCCCTGAAGCCGGAGCACGACGTGACGCCTCGGGTCAGCCCATCGACGGCGTGATCGGCAGCATCGGCCGCACACTCGTCTGA
- a CDS encoding alkaline phosphatase family protein, translating into MSLMLPSASPSARSVVGVADDLFAALRGGSEALPRADSVVLVVVDGLGAISLRAHAGHARTLTAGMAKKDVAQSVFPSTTAAALTSIVTGVWPGEHGLVGYRVLDVSRDVLVNQLSGWETDGIDPLTWQPVPTIFERAGRDGHESFAVGFAGYAHSGFTKATLRGAEFVAATTAAARIEAAYTLAQTHPGSLVYCYLPEVDKAGHKHGIASREWVAALEDIDAALATRVPPAVGVLVTSDHGMVDVGADRQVVLEESHLRGVHHVGGEPRMLHVYLDPDADAAAVSARWRADLEGVADVVTREEATRGGLFGATVTAAASARIGDLLAIARGTWALYDGTAADQRGRGMIGQHGALTPEERQVPLIRLGAFAR; encoded by the coding sequence ATGTCCCTCATGCTACCGTCCGCGTCGCCCAGCGCCCGGAGCGTCGTCGGGGTGGCGGACGACCTGTTCGCCGCGCTCCGAGGCGGATCCGAGGCGCTTCCGCGTGCGGACTCCGTCGTCCTCGTCGTCGTCGACGGTCTCGGGGCGATCAGCCTCCGCGCACATGCTGGTCACGCCCGCACGCTGACGGCCGGCATGGCGAAGAAGGATGTCGCGCAGTCGGTGTTCCCCTCGACCACGGCCGCCGCACTCACCAGCATCGTCACGGGAGTGTGGCCGGGGGAGCACGGCCTCGTCGGCTACCGGGTGCTCGATGTGAGCCGAGACGTGCTCGTCAATCAGCTCAGCGGCTGGGAGACCGACGGGATCGACCCGCTCACCTGGCAGCCGGTGCCGACCATCTTCGAACGGGCAGGTCGCGACGGACACGAGAGCTTCGCGGTCGGATTCGCCGGATACGCGCACAGTGGATTCACGAAAGCCACGCTCCGAGGCGCGGAGTTCGTCGCCGCGACCACGGCGGCAGCGCGCATCGAAGCCGCGTACACGCTCGCCCAGACCCACCCGGGATCCCTCGTCTATTGCTATCTGCCCGAGGTGGACAAGGCCGGCCACAAGCACGGGATCGCGTCTCGCGAGTGGGTCGCGGCGCTCGAGGACATCGATGCCGCTCTGGCCACGCGGGTGCCACCGGCCGTCGGGGTGCTCGTCACGTCGGACCACGGGATGGTCGACGTCGGAGCGGATCGCCAGGTCGTGTTGGAAGAGTCGCATCTGCGGGGCGTGCATCACGTCGGTGGCGAGCCGCGGATGCTGCACGTCTACCTCGACCCCGACGCCGACGCCGCGGCGGTCTCTGCTCGGTGGCGGGCGGATCTGGAGGGGGTCGCCGACGTCGTCACCCGCGAGGAAGCCACCCGCGGCGGACTGTTCGGCGCGACTGTCACCGCAGCAGCGTCGGCACGGATCGGCGACCTGCTCGCCATCGCCCGCGGCACCTGGGCCCTCTACGACGGCACTGCGGCCGACCAGCGCGGGCGCGGCATGATCGGGCAGCACGGAGCGCTCACGCCCGAGGAGCGGCAGGTGCCCCTGATCAGGCTCGGCGCGTTCGCGCGCTGA
- the sepH gene encoding septation protein SepH encodes MENVTIVGTEAGVLVLATESGERFSLPIDDVLQREIRRATRQAEPTAQKLAASPRDIQAQIRAGLTAPEVAELLGISVDDVARFEGPVLAEREHIIGQALAVPVLIGSEVEPDAQPTFGVAVRAKLAEVAATAERWASWKEDSSWTIKLEFTANDVDHDARWSFDPRRSALSPLNADATQLSRQGSLPEGLIPRLRAVDAERTNSPYKDESRFDSGAFGPRLLPAPEAEFEDPSLPERSDIAAQDAAIKRAPSAQNTSPETADLLEALRRRRGQRETAPLLDEPDDDEHSDPISLFDALEQPDDEPEPAQPSAQAAPSDAGDSGGRRRRRNAMPSWDEIVFGARTDE; translated from the coding sequence ATGGAAAACGTCACCATCGTCGGCACAGAAGCAGGAGTCCTCGTACTCGCGACCGAGTCGGGCGAGCGGTTCTCGCTGCCCATCGACGACGTGCTGCAGCGTGAGATCCGTCGCGCCACCCGCCAGGCAGAGCCCACCGCGCAGAAGCTCGCCGCGAGCCCGCGCGACATCCAGGCGCAGATCCGCGCCGGACTCACGGCTCCCGAGGTCGCCGAACTGCTGGGAATCAGCGTCGACGACGTCGCCCGCTTCGAAGGTCCGGTCCTCGCCGAGCGCGAGCACATCATCGGCCAGGCACTCGCGGTTCCCGTGCTGATCGGCAGCGAGGTCGAACCAGACGCCCAGCCGACCTTCGGCGTCGCGGTCCGCGCGAAGCTCGCCGAGGTCGCAGCGACGGCGGAGCGGTGGGCGAGTTGGAAAGAGGATTCCAGCTGGACGATCAAGCTCGAATTCACGGCGAACGACGTCGACCACGATGCCCGCTGGAGCTTCGACCCTCGCCGCAGCGCTCTCTCGCCGCTGAATGCCGACGCCACCCAGCTCTCGCGCCAGGGATCATTGCCCGAAGGGCTCATCCCGCGCCTTCGTGCCGTGGATGCGGAACGCACCAACTCCCCCTACAAGGACGAGAGCCGGTTCGACTCCGGCGCCTTCGGTCCGCGTCTGCTTCCGGCGCCGGAAGCGGAGTTCGAAGACCCCTCGCTCCCGGAGCGCTCCGACATCGCCGCGCAGGATGCCGCCATCAAGCGCGCGCCTTCCGCGCAGAACACGAGCCCCGAGACCGCAGACCTGCTGGAGGCGCTCCGTCGCCGTCGCGGTCAGCGCGAGACCGCTCCGCTACTCGACGAGCCCGACGATGACGAGCACTCCGACCCGATCTCGCTGTTCGACGCCCTCGAGCAGCCCGATGACGAGCCCGAGCCGGCGCAGCCTTCGGCCCAGGCCGCCCCTTCCGACGCCGGCGACTCCGGCGGTCGCCGTCGCCGCCGCAATGCCATGCCTTCGTGGGACGAGATCGTCTTCGGAGCTCGCACCGACGAGTGA
- a CDS encoding DUF4193 domain-containing protein has product MATDYDAPRKSEDDSESIEALKERVPDKSSGSSGDEDSDNPSNFDLPGADLSDLELDVVVLPAQQDEFTCMSCFLVKHQSQLDHEGASGPICKECAA; this is encoded by the coding sequence ATGGCAACCGATTACGACGCCCCCCGAAAGAGCGAAGACGACTCCGAGTCGATCGAAGCCCTCAAGGAGCGTGTGCCGGACAAATCTTCCGGCTCAAGCGGGGACGAAGACTCCGACAACCCGTCGAACTTCGACCTTCCGGGTGCCGACCTCTCCGACCTCGAGCTCGACGTCGTCGTGCTGCCCGCGCAGCAGGACGAGTTCACGTGCATGAGCTGCTTCCTCGTGAAGCACCAGTCACAGCTCGACCACGAGGGCGCATCCGGGCCCATCTGCAAGGAGTGCGCTGCGTAA
- a CDS encoding DUF3093 domain-containing protein, which yields MQNPATDARVHYHERLSPSLWLLVTVAVAGPMVSLVFVPIGSTVALIVGAAVSALLVLGFIAATPVVSVEGRILRAGRAHIDVEHLGEPLALVGEEARQARGPGLPARGWHLIRGGIDGIVVVPNLDADDPVDTWSISTRTPDRLAAAIRAARS from the coding sequence ATGCAGAACCCCGCCACAGACGCACGTGTCCACTACCACGAACGACTCTCGCCCAGCCTCTGGCTGCTGGTCACCGTCGCGGTGGCAGGACCGATGGTGTCTCTCGTCTTCGTGCCCATCGGGTCGACCGTCGCGCTCATCGTCGGCGCCGCCGTCTCCGCGCTCCTGGTGCTCGGCTTCATCGCGGCGACGCCGGTCGTGTCGGTGGAGGGCCGCATCCTGCGCGCCGGTCGCGCACACATCGATGTCGAGCACCTCGGCGAACCGCTGGCGCTCGTCGGCGAAGAAGCCCGACAGGCACGCGGTCCCGGTCTCCCCGCACGCGGCTGGCACCTGATCCGCGGCGGGATCGACGGGATCGTCGTCGTTCCGAATCTCGACGCGGACGACCCGGTCGACACGTGGAGCATCTCGACCCGAACGCCGGACCGACTCGCGGCGGCCATCCGCGCTGCCCGTTCCTGA
- the dut gene encoding dUTP diphosphatase — translation MTDSVDVPIIAAVVPGYAHPGDAGADLVAAEAVHLEPGERALVATGVRIALPDGYAAFVVPRSGLAAKHGISIVNSPGTVDAGYRGEIKVSLINTDNRSAYDVAVGDRIAQLIIMPVTRATFISVDELPDSVRGAGGFGSTGYQAGLTQNEAGQNR, via the coding sequence GTGACCGATTCCGTTGATGTCCCCATTATCGCTGCAGTGGTGCCCGGATATGCACATCCGGGCGATGCCGGCGCCGATCTGGTCGCGGCCGAGGCCGTGCATCTGGAACCGGGCGAGCGCGCTCTCGTGGCCACCGGAGTCCGGATCGCGCTTCCCGACGGCTATGCGGCTTTCGTGGTTCCGCGCAGCGGGCTGGCCGCCAAGCACGGGATCTCGATCGTGAACTCGCCGGGGACGGTCGACGCCGGATACCGGGGCGAGATCAAGGTGAGCCTGATCAACACCGATAACAGGAGCGCGTACGATGTGGCCGTCGGCGATCGCATCGCGCAGCTGATCATCATGCCGGTGACACGCGCCACGTTCATCTCGGTGGACGAGCTGCCGGACAGCGTCCGCGGCGCCGGCGGTTTCGGCTCCACCGGGTACCAGGCGGGGCTCACGCAGAACGAAGCGGGACAGAACAGATGA
- a CDS encoding DUF3710 domain-containing protein: MTDNNATPSKSAPANRGTDGPFDDSEANPVRPYIDLGGIKILPREGLNLRLEVEEQTKRIVAVGLDYAESSLQVQPFAAPRSGGLWDETRVQLRDQVKAQGGRVEERDGPLGKELLAEVPATASEGSGLRLARFIGIDGPRWFLRGVIGGAGASDPEAGAKVEDLFRSIVVVRGGSPMPPRDLIPLKMPATPGSA, translated from the coding sequence ATGACTGACAACAACGCGACCCCCTCCAAGTCGGCACCCGCGAACCGCGGCACCGACGGACCTTTCGACGACTCCGAGGCGAACCCGGTTCGCCCGTACATCGACCTGGGCGGGATCAAGATCCTTCCACGCGAGGGGCTGAACCTCCGGCTCGAGGTGGAAGAGCAGACCAAGCGCATCGTCGCCGTCGGCCTCGACTATGCGGAATCCTCGCTGCAGGTGCAGCCGTTCGCGGCGCCGCGCTCCGGCGGACTGTGGGATGAGACGCGCGTGCAGCTGCGCGACCAGGTCAAGGCGCAGGGCGGCCGCGTCGAAGAACGCGACGGCCCGTTGGGCAAAGAGCTCCTCGCCGAGGTCCCGGCGACCGCGAGCGAAGGCTCCGGACTGCGCCTCGCCCGATTCATCGGCATCGACGGTCCCCGCTGGTTCCTTCGCGGCGTGATCGGCGGAGCGGGTGCGTCGGATCCCGAGGCCGGCGCCAAGGTCGAGGATCTGTTCCGCTCGATCGTCGTCGTCCGCGGTGGCTCTCCGATGCCCCCGCGTGATCTGATCCCACTCAAGATGCCGGCGACCCCGGGCTCCGCGTGA
- a CDS encoding DUF3159 domain-containing protein: protein MSVPEPDPEREKSTSEILGAALGSAARRAGLDPAETASTHKVVWSAIGGVRGILESVLPSLAFVIIFTIRPEPLILSLGISVGLAAVFTIVRLVQKSPPSAAIGGLVAAAAAAALALWTGRGADNFVPGLITNAVYGSVILVSALIGWSLIGLAVGFLMGEGTTWRNDRRKRRAYFWLGIAWAALFFARLAVQLPLYLAGDVTALGTLKLIMGLPLFAPLIAVTWLVVRALHPRGPSREDAAEA, encoded by the coding sequence GTGAGCGTCCCAGAACCCGACCCGGAACGCGAGAAGAGCACCTCCGAGATCCTCGGGGCGGCTCTCGGCAGCGCCGCCCGCCGTGCCGGGCTCGACCCGGCGGAGACCGCCAGCACGCACAAGGTCGTCTGGTCGGCGATCGGCGGGGTCCGCGGCATCCTCGAATCGGTGCTGCCGAGCCTGGCCTTCGTGATCATCTTCACGATCCGCCCCGAGCCGCTGATCCTGTCGCTCGGTATCTCGGTCGGCCTCGCTGCGGTCTTCACGATCGTCCGCCTCGTGCAGAAGTCCCCGCCCTCCGCGGCGATCGGCGGACTCGTCGCCGCGGCCGCCGCGGCTGCGCTCGCGCTGTGGACCGGTCGCGGAGCAGACAACTTCGTCCCGGGTCTCATCACCAACGCGGTCTACGGTTCGGTCATCCTCGTGTCGGCCCTGATCGGGTGGTCGCTGATCGGCCTCGCGGTCGGTTTCCTGATGGGGGAGGGCACCACCTGGCGGAACGATCGGCGCAAGCGTCGCGCCTACTTCTGGCTCGGGATCGCGTGGGCTGCGCTGTTCTTCGCCAGACTCGCCGTGCAGCTCCCGCTGTACCTCGCAGGCGATGTGACCGCACTCGGCACGCTCAAGCTCATCATGGGCCTCCCGCTCTTCGCGCCGTTGATCGCGGTCACCTGGCTCGTCGTACGCGCTCTCCATCCGCGTGGTCCGTCGCGCGAAGACGCCGCCGAGGCATGA